TCTACACTTGCTAAGGTGATATTTCCCACAATATATGTATTTAGACTTAAGAGCATTTTGCACACTACCTACACTAACAGAGGGTCTAGTAGATACCTCGTAATCATGTTGAATCGTCTTGTTTTTATTCGAACGTTCAGGCATTGAGGTAGCTCAACTGAAATCATCTTTAGACTTTTTCGTCGATGATACTAAAAATGGTTTAGAAGAACCTCTTTTGTAAGATTCCCGATTTCGCTTATCTCGTTACATTTTTTGGTTGTACGCCTCTTCCATCTTCTGTGCATGATCAGACAAAAGAACAAATTCTAGTATTTCATTACCTCCAATCATCATTcgaatttcatcattcaaccctTCTTCAAACCGGATGCACATTTCTTCTTCGATTGGCACAATTTCTTGAGCATATTTACCGACTCTCTCTCAAACTCAGCTACTGATCTATTTCCTTGACGCAACTCaagaaattctctctttttcttgtctAAATACCTTTTACCaacatatttcttcttaaattcagtttggaaaaattctaaGGAAATTTTCTCCTTTGGCACTACAGCCACTATTGTTGACTACCAGTTATATGCTTCCTCTTTCAATAATGAAATGACACATCTAAGATAATCATCAGGGGAACaaacaatttcttcaaaaactctTATTGTATTTTGAAGCCAATACTCAGCTTTAACTAGATCATCTTCTGACCTGCCTCGAAATTCTTCAATTCCACACTTTCTGAGATTCAGACACTAGATGAGGTGGAGGTGCAACCGGAGGCACTACAAGTGGTACCgtagggggtggaggttgttgagccagATTTCTTTCTTGCATAAATGTACTGAACCACTGGTTCATATACCcaaagaacatatttttaagttcTTATTTTTAAGATCAGAtcatacacatcacactatcacaaatttatatggcatgtatttctagacatTTCACACACTATGTTTGCTCAGAGAATTGACTAAATCAAAGCTTTGATACTATTAAATGTAACACCGCTAACCCTCATCCGTCGCCAAGaacagggttacaaagcattatcagacttttcagatcaaatacgaacatttcatatcatttaacaaacatataaaaaacTAATCATAATCActtatattgtcccttatatgagccttcaaggcccaaaatacacatttgaaataaactaaaactaatcCGGGGAACtcaaaaaagttttgaaaaaatatcaaaaattttcaaaggagCAAGGGACACATACCCATGTGGACAGGCCgtatggctcacacggccaagagacatgcccgtgtctcaggctgtgtgggcTTTCGAAATTGAGGCATACGGccatgtcctagcccgtgtccaaATTAGGATGTTTATTGatttgggtcacatggccaagctacacgctcgtgtgctagaccgtgtaagcatactgacttgtaaaattaaaatgcagAGGTCACACAACCAAGCCACACGTCCGTGCGCTAGATTGTGTGAAAATACCTAAGTATTTTGTTTCTCAATTCTAAAGATGTagaggacacacggccaaaacacactcccatgtgctaggtcgtgtgtcacacacggccaaaccacaagcccatgtgctaggtcttgtgtctcacacggctaagacacacgcccgtgtggacgaaaataagcCATTTCAAGGCCACATCTCTCACCCATTTAGGTATCAAcctaaatataacattttaacacatcaatATACCACaacaaatcattcaaaataagACAAAGTCATGTAttatatacaatatatcatCACATATACCTTAAATACTCAAACTTAcctatttagtttatttaacaaattttgctaAGGTTTACTACTAACTAAATTCCTATAAGCATATATCCATCATAACCACATCACAATTTACTTCATTTCCAAACCAAAACATATCTAGGTTGATTATGCAAACAAAATGTCATTCATAACATCTATACATGTCAACTTTAATCTAATCCACAtcaatccctatacatgccatataaaccatgTTGAATGCTTCAAAAACTACCGGAATAAGCTAGATAGTGTGACTTGATGTATTGATCCGATCTTCCGACCTCACGAACatctacaaagacattaaacaacacaagtaagcttaatgaagcttagtaagtttgatgggttaaacataaatcttaccgaacttactataacaaatcaattaaataaattcattcattGTAAACTCCTTGCCAATCACAACTTCAATCGATGAATACACTTATTccaaatcaataccaaacaaACAATATGTCCTTCAATTTCATAAGTCATTTACCAAATCTTCCCAAATCGGAGAACGTCTTACGGATAATAGTACATCGTTTTCAGAAGCCCGAAGGCTaaacagaagctcatgagagctaaataGAAACCCATAAAGGTTGAacggaagctcgtaagagctgaacgaaagctcataagagcttaacagaaacccataaaggttaaacagaagctcaatAGAGCTGAACGGAAACTCATATAAGTTAAAcataagctcatgagagctaaacagaatgtaaacacgaaagttctcaacaaatgctgaacctcggtttacttgggtaatttgctgTCATTTTCCTCCAATGTCGTCAATTCACCAAATGTtgaatgtactcaaatctcgCGTTCCATTTAATCcgaatattcaattcaaatttataattttagcaatattttattttcaaaaatagaataaatacataataccactcataaattcaatataaatattaaagtttaaccgtacgaactttcccgggttaaattgtaatatttgcagaagttcagggactattccactaattttcttttttcacgagtatctacgggatcttgatctagaatataaatttattcattgaTTAGAATATATTTCAGTTtcaattcacttcacaattaataaccttcaattttcaaatttacacaaatacccaaaacttttacaactttttcaatttagtcccttaactaattaattaatctatcaaattaaattttttctaaattaataatttatctaaatattctaggcTATCGTACAACccttgataaaaaaatttaatatcaaaccGTAATTCTTTAACTTCTTCACAAATtgatcctaaaatcaatatttaacaaatcacTTTATagaatcatcatataacaaaattaaagctctacaTCCATGTTTATTCATCTAAAACATCCTAAATTCAAcaatggtaacttccaaaattttcaataaaatcaaaaactaaggtAATGTTAAGttggacttaattgtaaaagtctcaaaaatataaaagttacaaGAAAAGAGTAAGAATTAAACTCACATGGagctaaaatatgaaaaccaaCTTTAAGAGCTCTTCAATGATGTTTTGGATAGAAAATTGGAGAAGAAATTGTCTAGAAACTATTGGAGAAGAAATTGTCTAGAAACTATTAAAATccaatttggttattttaatttcattttatttacaatCTTGCCCTTAAATCacattactttattattattttcacacttatgccgcctcaaccATCTTCTTTAGGCTTATTTACTCTTTAAGTCCTcccatatttatcatttaagccatttaatcactatttcttataattcacaagttttgcaccttttttcaatttagtcatttctaattaagtaactatcaaaacgttaaattttttatcgaaACTTTAAttctaccttaatgacactctgtaaatattttataaatatatttacggctcggtttatagaaacgaggcaTTGAtacattattttctaaaaccacttgacctaattattattaaataaaaatcactaattcaaaaatttttctaaaaccacatttgactcataaatactaaataataaaatttacgagttTACTCGTTGAATTTAGTAgcctcgaaccactatttttgatacaactgaaaatcgggctgttacattatAGGTGGGCTTAAAATAAGCTTGGGTTAGCCAATTACAATTATGGACGGAcatgggtaaaattttaggctcatattTTGAGCCTGTCAAGCTTGGGTAAGCTTGGGTAGGCATAGCCCAACACATGAACACCTGTACACCAAACATGATATAGAAAATTACGATGTAATTGTACTCTATCACCCAAACacatctaaaaatttataattcttcaTAATCATTACACTTACATCCAATTAATTTATGctgtaaaaataaaacaaaagtgaGAGCCTGCAGCAATAAGTCCTTAGGGCTCAGAGTTGCATGTGCCCTAATCAAACCCACATGAGAACTCACTATATACAAAGTTTAGATGTGATTTGGCTTGGATTTCCGAaccttaaaaaattagtttattcaTGTATTGTTATTATAACTTGTGTTAACGTTAATTTGAACAAACATTGTAAAGTTCTATCCCATTGATTACTGAGAAAAAGGGGATTGACCGAATCACCCACTACAGCATCCTTCCATGCCTTGATTCTGCTTTATACGATTGTTTGATAAGCAGCCTCGGTTCTTGCAAAAGCaaaaccccaaaccctccctCAGATTCTTTTCTTTCAACATCACCTTATGGTTGTTTgcctaaattatttgtaattacatTACTGTTATTTGtcattgattttaatttgtgGTCTGATCGAGTGAAGCTGGTAAGAAGAGATAGATTATCATATTAGGTATTCAAACTAATAATAGAGATTAAGATGTTAAATCTATCCCTTAAACCATCTTTCTCATAGTGCTGTCGTCAATGCCGAACTTATGTACAGCACTGATAGTGATGCTCGTAATGTTTCATTCATATGATGATGCAACACTCAGTATAAAACTTGGGATTgttctaaccattttaatcatGAATTTGGGTTTGTTGATTATATTTCGGTGATTGTACTTTTTATGCTTTTACTCAAATgatcatttgatttattaattaattagctcATGTTGCTGAATTTTTTGTCCAGATTTCCACAAACATGAAGCCAAATTTATTGGACAATTGACTAATTCAGCACTTGCATCAATTAAGAAATGATTATTTGGGTGATGGTTCCCCTCTGTGTTGGACCAAAGCACTGAAGCTTGACATGAGCCAATAGGACAAGGGAGATAAAGCATGAtaaattggaagaaaaaaaaaatctaaaacagACATAATACATTAAGCATTAAAAAAAACGGCAGCACATTGAGGGAGACAAGAATCTGAGATGTGAGGTCCACATGATGACAAACCAGTAGTTTGTCTCATAGTGAGTGTTGAACACAGCACGCGCTCACTCGCGTCAAACTTAGGAAAATGGGTCAGACATTCCATTCCCTTTGTCAGAACAGAAACCTATAGTTGCTTCGCCTTCCAAATCTCTTTTGACCTTGCTATCTTCATAcctactctttttcttttctatttttatcactttaataaCATTCTAAAGACAACTTATTATTATCATCAAATATGAATAAACCCAAATACCATAACTCTCAAAGACAGTACAAATCAACTTCTCcttatattttaagaatatgAAAAGGAATTTGGAGTCTTTTGAGACTTGTCCTtgcattataataattattaagttattcGGTTTTTCTCATTGGTTTAATCTTCTCTCCCTCATATCTCAATACAAACAAGTACGTTTctcaaattattacaaaatcatTCCCTGCCACCAGCATCCATGTCATCTTCATTATCTCTCACAAATTATCATTACCAAACTGGATTTAGACACAATGTAATAATGCTGCAATCTAACATGTCCAATTGCTTGCCATCTCCTAAAACATTAGGGACTCAAACGAACCCGAAAAGGAAAATTTGGAAACACCTATGTCAACCATATAGATACTGAAATGTAGAGTGTTGTAACCATTTAATGCAAATGCGGAATACAATCATCCTTTAGGGCCTTCTCTTTCgtataaatcaaaagaaaaatataaagtaaaGTAGATTGAATcagaaattatttatataaaactaaattcgATATTATTCCATTTTCTAAATTTGGAGCATTGCTTTGGGTTGAAACTTGAGACTAGAgtgaaagttttaaaatgtaGAAACGATAAGAAGAAGTTCAAAGTAtgattctctctctctctctctctatgtatatatatgagctccaaatttggattaaaatgtggagttaaaataattagaatatgaACTATATATCTAACAATGTAAAAACTGATTTGCGATTCACTTGTAAAGAAGATATTAagtggcatatatatataatcatcaaattataaaacttaaaacacataattttcGCAGTGTATATCATCAATATATATGCCTTATACAAGCTCTACATATAAATATAACTGCTGATACGCTCACGATGGAAGacatattcataaattaaaatctacCCATTCTAGTAAGAAAAGTGAAAGTCTACCAATTTTAGGGTTTCAGTCGATTCTGAGAAACCATAAGTCCTTGATGTCTACATGAGAGAGTGTTACATAGAGAGCCAAATCTATAAGGGATTGCTAGTGGATGAAGAGCTGAAACGGGAAAGATCTGTCCATGCAGTTCCCCCCCAGTACTCATCATTTCCGGGAACTCCCAAAAATTGCTTTGATAAATTCAGTTCTTGCTGGTTATTACCATCCATTTTCACTGAAGCCATCTGGGTTGCTGCTGAGCTTGAAATTTTAGGTCCGCCACCGTGACCCGAGGGTTCAACACCTACAGTTTCAAATTGGTATAACCCggaagaagattccaagcccccTAGGAAGGGAAATTGCGGCGCTTGTTGTAGCCGCCAATGTTCCCAACCAATCATACCTGGAGCAGCGGTGGCACCCCCACTCCAAGTACTTGCTATTTGAAAACTTAGGTCACTTGGTCCACCAACTGGTGCTGAAATTGTCCCataattcaacccaaaatcaGTAAGATTATGCAAAGGAGACATGAACCTGAGTGGAGGAACCTGAGTTCCAAGGCCTAAAATATCAGTGCTTCCACTACTCCTTGAAGAACTAGAAGCTGTTTGCCTGTCATCGGTGACCGCAGATTTCGAGCTACTTCCTTTGCTTCTTTTGTTCCTACGGCATCCACCTCCGACCGGAACATTTCTTAAGGCACCTCCTCTAGTCCAGTACCTTTTACAAGTTCTGCAAAAGTGACGAGGCTGTGTGAGATTATAGTTGTTGAAGTAACAAAACTTTGTGTTTGTTGATTCACATCTTGGGCATTTTAATGCTGCTTCTGGCATATGTATGTTCGCCAAACGAGCTCGATCGGTCATTGAACCGGGTCGGATCGAGCCAGCTCCACCTCCTCCTTGTGGTTGTTGAGCTGGTGGTGGTTGTGGAGGTCCTGGAGGAGGAGGAAGCTGATGACCGCTTGTGCTGCTACTAGGACCGGCTTGATGATTTGTATGCTGTTAAAATACAAGGAAagcaaaagaaatcaaataccTAGTATATTCAACAAcatattaaccaaaaaaaaaaaaggtaacaagaagaatatatattttttagaatttttgctttttttttttgtcaaggAAAACCATGTTAAGAAATTCAAAAAGGAAATCATACATGTTGCCAGTGGGGTGGATCAAGATAAGCAGGGATGGAGGAAAAAACCATGGTTTTCTTGGTCTTCAATTTCCTTGCGTAAAGTTTTGTTGCGTCTGTGTTAAGATGATAGTGGAGAATCACATCAAacaaagagaaaaggaaaagagaaagagatgTTGAATGAAGAGAGAAGCCAAAGATTTATAGGAGGGAccaatatatatactttataattagTTACAGCATATATAATGATTGTGTTACCacattaaatgtttattttaatgattaagtGATGTCGTCTTGTcacgaaatataaaattttcatttataactaactatatattatttatctCAATAAAAAACTTGTATATTAAGAGATTTTCATATATCttttaagggtatttttttacttttatataatataaaatttaatattttttattatgtgtaTCGAAAAGTTATTTTGAagcatacttttttttttaggaatacTTGAATATccatttgtaattttgttttgagtttagTGTACTTATCAACGCCACCAACTTTTTCCTACGCCCttgaaattaaagtaattattatgatatgattattataatttgatatttatatgtttcaagtttatagtaaaatatttaaaattaaacgatattaaattaatttaattttgaaacagttataaataattttaaaccttAATTTCGATATTTACCGGTGTCAAGTTGtgaacataaattttttaaaaaattaacaacataatcaaaaaaatttagcgaaacaaaagttgaaataaaaaataatgggtGTCGAGTTTTATATAAGAACCCAACCAGAACCTTAAATttaaaacctataaataggcaatCATATTTGCTAGTTTTTCATAGAAAACCAAACCTAATCATTTTCTATGTTCTACCCTATACCTTATATAGCTAAGTACCTTTAAATTACAATTTCCAAACATATCGTAATGACTTCCCAATTATTGAAATCCGAACAAAGATATGTTTCCCAAGATGCAACAACATTAGAGTATCCTCTTGTGGCTCAACTTCATGGTAATATGAATATAGGTCTTCCTAACTAGAGAACCATTCTCAATTAATAGACATCGATTTCTATCATGCAAGTCAATTTAGGATAGTTGCTTGCATTTTCTAATTCTTATTCGCTCTAATTGAACAATGGGGACAATAAACCCATACATTTCATCTCTTATGAGGCGAAGCAACAAAAACATTGGAATATGTAAAGTTGTTGATGGGGCCTCCAATGTACGAGCGTCttgtattggaattttttaGCACAATCTAGAACAAGTCTTTGTTGAAGCGCCCAAGATAGGTACTGACCTTCCATCTAATTTCAAAGGGTTTTGGTTGAAGAGACGATTAGAGTATCTCTTAAAGAATCCAACACCTGTAGATATTGATCATTATGATTGAACATGCGTTCTTATAGCTTGATTAGAGGTGTGCTTATGCCAAAAATGTTAGGCAACATAAGTCATGACATATGCCTCCTATTGTTATCAAATTTTCAAACGGTTGGCACATGTAGTTGGGGTTTTTTCATTTTGGCTTACTTATATACGGCATTGAGATTTTACGATCATGAGGTTGTAAAGTGGAAAACAAGGAAATGAATGGTACCATTGAGATTTTACAATCATGAGGGTCCTATCGAATCCTGTTTATTGCACCTGCACCTTTTGAACTTTTCAATTTCCCTTTAGCTAAAAGGTAAATTTCAAACTATAAATCCTAAAATGcatttctttctaaatgtttatatatgtattcacattttgtaatttaatatatgGTCTAGTTGTCGTGACCATAGTTAACATATTGGAAAGATGATTGGATATTAATATGAGGAGCAATTGATAATGGACCTAAAGATTTAATAAATTGTATTCGATGTGGTCGATTTCGTTTACTTTAATTAATACCACCTCACaatggaattaaaattcaatatatatatttatattttgacaaTTTGCGTGGATGTCATACCAAGCGAAAGAGATTGTAGCCATACGATTGTAAAAGTTATTACAAATACATTAGAGAAATAAACAGTAatgtaaaatattgatttaaattaCAAGATCGAACCAAaacaatatagatatatatatataaaatatgaaaaatagaaattggaaataaaactGAATCGAAATTGTGTAATCATAGGTAGGCAAAAATCTGACTGATAATTGAGGCCTGTTTTCGCAGTTTCCTCAAAGACAAATTTAGCCGCTCCTTTGGTACTGGAGAAACGTTGGTCGACtgtctcccaggatacaacaatAAGATGAACACGGCAGTAGCACGGTTCTAGTGATCAATGAACTATAGCCTAGCTTTCTTCTATCATCGAAAACAAGTTTGAAATATGCAGCAAAAAGATCTCGAAattattttaaggaaaaatagagaaaaaaatcagTGTGTATTTTCTCTTacagtaaataaaatattcaaaatgaaagaacatttggaaattttttagTAATGGAGCCATTAACATCCGTAAATTAAGGAGCcattaaaaacccaaattaacgTCTGAATTAAATGAACCATTACAGTCAATAGAATTTGAAGAGATAAGTTGGGCTAAGATATTTGTAGATCTAGATGGGCCCAATCGGTCTGGACATTTCGCATCGCCCACGTCATGTAGGTGCACCCCCAACCCCGGCGGGTTTGGATTTGCACCCCCCTGCGCGCGAGGTAGAGCATTAGCTTAGTCATTCAATAACTACCAAGTTGgatcatatatataaacatattccaCATTTCATATCTAACCAATGTGGAACTAAGCTTTCCATTTTCCTCAACTTGATTCACAAGTGGCTTACTttaagcatcaatttctcattcatcactcaaccattttgagcatatgatataccattATAAAGGTTTCATggggtaaaatttaaaatcataattttatgattcaaatctCTTCCTTTACCAATCGAGAATATGACTCAAAGCTtccaaaaatctatttttttccaacaatcccccgcatgaatgaaattgatagttttaacGAAAAACATTGGCTCGATGTGGTGATAGATTTTACAATCGATAGTTGCATAGGATAGGTAGGCATCAACCCTTGAaccttcccttgtgaaagtataATTACTTTACTAGCTGACCAATAGATGTGATGCCATTGAACTGTTTTGCTGTATGTGTAAATGATGATATACCTTACACAACTACCTCCCTGACTAGATTTTAGTTCTCATGGGTATGTTCATATGGCTGTGAACATCTCCTAGTTTGcaagagtttgagagaattaTGCCTCAGTACTCTCCTCGAAGTGGCCCCACTTCACTCTCACATAGGTGACTTATGTTGCTCGGCTCAATGAAACCCACAATGGTCATTAAAAGCATTGCTTAACATATCCCATTTTTAACCACTGTTTATATCATATGAACGAACTTGGGATAAGAACCCCCACAGTGACCTCACAAGGTCTATACAAGTAGGTTGTTCCTTTGAACCTAGATCTTGGGATCTCCAATCAACTAGGTTGGGTTTTCCTTCACATAGCGCCTTTAATTTTCATGGGCTTTAGTCCCATTCCTTTCGATGTTTAATCAAACTGATCTCAATTTAAGCCTTTAGTTAGCAAATCCGCAatgttatcttttgattttacaaaatcaatagaGATAACTCCATTCCAGATTAGTTGTCTAACAGTGTTGTGTCGACAACGCATATGTCTCAACTTACCATTATACATTACATTCTTGCTCTACCAATTGTTGCTTGGTTATCACAATATATGCATATTGTGGGCACAGGCTTTGGCCAGTCAGGAATATCCTCCAAGAAATTTGAAAACCATTTAGCCTCTTCTCCAGATTTTTCTAGAGCTACAAACTCAAATTCCATTGTGGATCTGGTTATAATCGTTTGTCTTGAGGGTTTTCATGATACAACTGGCATCGAAGAATCCTTTTAAAATAGCAGGATCTCTGGAATAATACAATCCATAGTCCGTAGTATATCTGAGATATCTCAGTACCCTCACAATTGCTTTCCAGTGGTTTTCCCCTGGATTACTTGTGAATTTGCTTAAACTGCTCACAATGAAAGCAATACCTAGTTTAGTACAGCTCATAAGGTACATTAGACTACCTGTGACCCTTGCATATTACACTTGGTCAATACTTTCACCTTTGTTTTTGAACAGATGTTGGCTCGTATCTATTGGAGTTTTGGCTATACCAGAATCATCCTTGCTAAATTTCCCAAGAATCTTGCCCAAATAATGTAACTGAGTTAATATGAGACCTTTAGATGACCTCTTGATTTGGATGCCTAAAATCACATCAGCTATTCCTATATATTTCATGTCAAatcttgaatttaacatgtctttTATACGTTTTACAATTTCATTGTTACTTCCAACAATGAGTATGTCATTAACATATAAGTAAAGGATTTATATATCCAATGTCGATAGTTTTGACATACACACATTTGTCACactcattaattttaaaatcatttgtcATCATGACATTATCGAACTTTTCATGCCATTGCTTTGGtgcttgcttaagtccatacAAAGACTTCAACAATTTACAAACTTTCCTTTCTTATCTTGAAACTATATGACCCTTAGGTTGTTTCATGTAAATCTCTTCATCAAGATCTCCATTTAGGAAAGCTTTTTTAACATCCATTTAATGTACTTCTAGATTTCACAAGGCGGTAATTGCAAGTGTCATCCTTATTGAAATTATCCTAGATACTGGATAAAAAGTATCAAAATAGTCAAGACCTTCCTTTTATCTATAACCTTTTATAACCAATCTGGCCTTGTACTTATCAATTGTTCCATATGCTTTCATTTTTCGTTTGAAAATTCACTTG
The sequence above is a segment of the Gossypium raimondii isolate GPD5lz chromosome 4, ASM2569854v1, whole genome shotgun sequence genome. Coding sequences within it:
- the LOC105780984 gene encoding dof zinc finger protein DOF5.1 is translated as MVFSSIPAYLDPPHWQHHTNHQAGPSSSTSGHQLPPPPGPPQPPPAQQPQGGGGAGSIRPGSMTDRARLANIHMPEAALKCPRCESTNTKFCYFNNYNLTQPRHFCRTCKRYWTRGGALRNVPVGGGCRRNKRSKGSSSKSAVTDDRQTASSSSRSSGSTDILGLGTQVPPLRFMSPLHNLTDFGLNYGTISAPVGGPSDLSFQIASTWSGGATAAPGMIGWEHWRLQQAPQFPFLGGLESSSGLYQFETVGVEPSGHGGGPKISSSAATQMASVKMDGNNQQELNLSKQFLGVPGNDEYWGGTAWTDLSRFSSSSTSNPL